Proteins encoded together in one Solanum lycopersicum chromosome 7, SLM_r2.1 window:
- the LOC101248590 gene encoding putative E3 ubiquitin-protein ligase LIN-1 isoform X2 — MKLNRSSKEFSKFLSFYPQRVSLKALRSQRSSIKSKPSNFDLEHESCSSDDSNNLCSNESKAENEDMNKRMSLLNTRHTQYLNEKQPIFGESSCHPDTLMESSGKNTPPKDFVCPITTHVLEEPVTLESGQTYERKAIQEWLERGNVTCPITRQKLHRTQLPKTNYVLKRLIASWQEKDQNSAPLHRCEPENQPVKKPAPRTSLRGLGSLDGTISKLCRAITNLCTSEILRESEMAVLQIEQFWREGQMVDIQTMLSKPPVVNGFVEILSNSVDPDVLMAAIFLLSELGSRDNSVIQTLTRVDTDVECIVALFQKGLLEAVVLIYLLMPFIENLAEMELLHSLLKVLISREEDLVSMFMKPKSASVLLLGHALKNIEDERASKIVKRLTSAKVIEAILCSLEAELFEERLSAVVILLRCMQQDGRCRNIIADKAELTHLLESFIESNDADRFEIIRFLSEMVKLNRAFNEKVLHIIKNEGTYSSMHSLLIYLQTALPDQCPVVAGLLLQLDLLAEPRKMSIYREEAVDVLIMCLKNSDYPDSQIAAADTLLVLQGRFSCSGNPLIREILVKCAGLDRTDSNAAQNDTGYLSSSQEAVEEELAAEDWERKMAFSLVSYEFGLLFEALADGLKSKSEHLFSACFLSATWLVYMLTILPDTGIRGAARVSLLKQFVSIFKSSRDTENKALCLLALRSFISEPEGLHDLTIHVKDILKGLRELKKSSTLAVEVFNLFSEERESSADMCTHKEIALEDCSINGEVSSIVCVRNKVFSSHTDGTIKVWTVKAKSLHLIQEIRDHLKAVTSLVVLQSGEKLYSGSLDRTVRVWSIQDEGIECEEVHEMKDHVNNLLVSNSLSCFIPQGAGIKVHSWNGATKLLNQQKYAKCLTLVKGKLYCGCVDNSIQDIDLPTGTINSIQSGSRKLLGKSSPIYAIQVHDGQLFSAATSLDGAVVKIWNTSSYSMVGSLQSTIDVRTMAVSSELIYLGGKGGIVEAWCKKKHNRVDTLQTGINGKVVSMALDTNEETLVIGTSDGRIQVDDYFYFTSISIL; from the exons ATGAAATTGAATAGAAGTAGCAAAGAGTTTTCCAAGTTTCTGTCTTTTTATCCTCAGAGAGTTTCCCTGAAAGCTCTTAGAAGTCAAagatcatcaataaaatcaaaGCCATCCAATTTTGATTTGGAACATGAGTCTTGTTCAAGTGATGATTCCAACAATCTTTGTTCCAATGAATCCAAGGCCGAAAATGAG GATATGAACAAAAGAATGTCATTGCTCAACACAAGGCACACGCAATATCTAAACGAAAAGCAGCCTATTTTCGGAGAATCAAGCTG CCATCCAGATACTTTAATGGAATCCAGTGGAAAGAATACACCACCAAAGGATTTTGTATGCCCCATAACTACACACGTACTTGAAGAACCGGTGACTCTTGAAAGTGGTCAGACATATGAAAGAAAGGCTATTCAAGAATGGCTGGAGAGGGGAAATGTAACTTGCCCAATAACACGGCAGAAACTACATAGGACTCAACTACCGAAAACAAATTATGTGCTCAAGCGCCTCATTGCAAGCTGGCAGGAAAAGGACCAAAATTCAGCTCCTCTTCATAGGTGCGAGCCTGAAAATCAACCAGTGAAGAAACCAGCTCCACGTACTAGTTTACGAGGCCTAGGTTCTTTAGATGGAACCATCAGTAAGCTTTGTCGTGCAATAACCAACCTCTGTACATCAGAGATTCTAAGAGAGTCTGAAATGGCAGTGCTGCAAATTGAGCAGTTCTGGAGAGAAGGTCAGATGGTTGATATTCAGACCATGCTCTCAAAACCTCCAGTTGTCAATGGTTTTGTAGAGATCCTTTCCAATTCTGTTGATCCCGATGTTTTGATGGCAGCGATATTTCTCCTCTCCGAGCTGGGATCAAGAGATAATAGTGTCATCCAAACACTGACCAGAGTTGACACTGATGTAGAATGCATTGTTGCTCTTTTTCAGAAGGGATTACTCGAAGCTGTTGTTCTGATCTATCTATTGATGCCATTTATTGAAAATCTTGCAGAAATGGAACTGCTGCACTCTCTTCTAAAAGTTCTCATCAGTCGTGAGGAAGACTTGGTTAGCATGTTTATGAAGCCCAAATCAGCTTCAGTGCTTCTTCTTGGACATGCTCTTAAAAACATAGAGGATGAAAGAGCTTCCAAAATTGTCAAGAGGTTGACCTCGGCAAAAGTAATTGAGGCTATTTTATGCAGCTTGGAAGCTGAATTATTCGAAGAACGACTATCAGCTGTGGTTATACTGTTGAGATGCATGCAACAGGATGGAAGATGCAGGAATATAATAGCTGATAAAGCTGAATTGACACACCTCTTAGAGAGCTTCATTGAGTCGAACGATGCAGATAGGTTTGAGATTATCCGTTTCCTATCTGAAATGGTCAAGTTAAACAG GGCATTTAATGAGAAAGTGTTGCACATTATTAAGAATGAAGGTACTTATAGCTCAATGCACAGCCTCCTCATATACCTACAGACAGCTCTCCCTGATCAGTGTCCTGTTGTGGCTGGCCTACTTCTACAACTTGATCTGCTT GCAGAACCAAGGAAAATGAGCATCTATAGAGAGGAAGCTGTAGATGTTCTAATTATGTGTCTCAAAAATTCAGATTATCCTGACTCTCAAATAGCTGCTGCCGATACACTTTTAGTGCTCCAGGGAAGGTTTTCCTGTTCCGGTAATCCTCTTATTAGGGAGATTCTAGTTAAATGCGCAGGACTTGACCGGACAGATAGTAATGCAGCGCAAAATGATACTGGATATCTGTCTAGTAGTCAAGAAGCAGTG gAAGAAGAGTTAGCTGCTGAGGACTGGGAGAGGAAAATGGCATTTTCTCTGGTCAGCTATGAATTCGGATTACTATTTGAAGCTTTAGCAGATGGCTTGAAGAGTAAATCAGAACATCTATTTTCTGCATGTTTTCTCTCTGCTACTTGGCTGGTATACATGCTGACCATCCTTCCAGACACTGGAATTAGAGGAGCAGCAAGAGTAAGCTTGCTCAAGCAGTTTGTATCAATATTCAAATCTTCAAGGGATACAGAGAATAAAGCACTTTGCTTGCTTGCACTGAGGAGCTTTATCAGTGAGCCTG AAGGACTGCATGATCTAACAATCCATGTGAAGGATATACTTAAAGGTTTGAGAGAACTAAAGAAATCATCCACCTTGGCTGTTGAAGTTTTTAACCTTTTTTCAGAAGAGCGAGAATCTAGTGCT GATATGTGTACTCATAAAGAAATTGCACTGGAGGATTGCAGCATTAACGGTGAAGTCTCTTCAATTGTGTGCGTCAGAAATAAAGTTTTTTCCAGTCATACAGATGGAACTATAAAG GTATGGACAGTAAAAGCTAAAAGTTTACACCTCATCCAAGAAATCCGAGATCATCTCAAAGCTGTGACAAGCCTGGTAGTTCTACAATCAGGAGAAAAGTTGTACAGTGGTTCACTTGATAGAACTGTGAGG GTGTGGTCCATCCAGGATGAAGGAATAGAATGTGAAGAAGTTCATGAAATGAAGGATCATGTCAATAACCTACTGGTCTCAAATAGCTTATCATGCTTTATTCCCCAGGGAGCTGGCATTAAG GTGCATTCATGGAATGGAGCAACCAAACTTTTAAATCAACAAAAGTATGCAAAATGCCTGACTCTTGTTAAAGGAAAACTGTATTGTGGATGTGTTGATAACAGCATTCAGGATATTGATTTGCCAACTGGAACAATTAACTCTATTCAAAGCGGCTCAAGAAAATTATTAGGGAAATCAAGTCCCATATACGCCATACAAGTTCATGATGGACAACTATTTTCCGCAGCTACTTCCTTAGATGGAGCAGTTGTGAAG
- the LOC101248590 gene encoding putative E3 ubiquitin-protein ligase LIN-1 isoform X1, with translation MKLNRSSKEFSKFLSFYPQRVSLKALRSQRSSIKSKPSNFDLEHESCSSDDSNNLCSNESKAENEDMNKRMSLLNTRHTQYLNEKQPIFGESSCHPDTLMESSGKNTPPKDFVCPITTHVLEEPVTLESGQTYERKAIQEWLERGNVTCPITRQKLHRTQLPKTNYVLKRLIASWQEKDQNSAPLHRCEPENQPVKKPAPRTSLRGLGSLDGTISKLCRAITNLCTSEILRESEMAVLQIEQFWREGQMVDIQTMLSKPPVVNGFVEILSNSVDPDVLMAAIFLLSELGSRDNSVIQTLTRVDTDVECIVALFQKGLLEAVVLIYLLMPFIENLAEMELLHSLLKVLISREEDLVSMFMKPKSASVLLLGHALKNIEDERASKIVKRLTSAKVIEAILCSLEAELFEERLSAVVILLRCMQQDGRCRNIIADKAELTHLLESFIESNDADRFEIIRFLSEMVKLNRRAFNEKVLHIIKNEGTYSSMHSLLIYLQTALPDQCPVVAGLLLQLDLLAEPRKMSIYREEAVDVLIMCLKNSDYPDSQIAAADTLLVLQGRFSCSGNPLIREILVKCAGLDRTDSNAAQNDTGYLSSSQEAVEEELAAEDWERKMAFSLVSYEFGLLFEALADGLKSKSEHLFSACFLSATWLVYMLTILPDTGIRGAARVSLLKQFVSIFKSSRDTENKALCLLALRSFISEPEGLHDLTIHVKDILKGLRELKKSSTLAVEVFNLFSEERESSADMCTHKEIALEDCSINGEVSSIVCVRNKVFSSHTDGTIKVWTVKAKSLHLIQEIRDHLKAVTSLVVLQSGEKLYSGSLDRTVRVWSIQDEGIECEEVHEMKDHVNNLLVSNSLSCFIPQGAGIKVHSWNGATKLLNQQKYAKCLTLVKGKLYCGCVDNSIQDIDLPTGTINSIQSGSRKLLGKSSPIYAIQVHDGQLFSAATSLDGAVVKIWNTSSYSMVGSLQSTIDVRTMAVSSELIYLGGKGGIVEAWCKKKHNRVDTLQTGINGKVVSMALDTNEETLVIGTSDGRIQVDDYFYFTSISIL, from the exons ATGAAATTGAATAGAAGTAGCAAAGAGTTTTCCAAGTTTCTGTCTTTTTATCCTCAGAGAGTTTCCCTGAAAGCTCTTAGAAGTCAAagatcatcaataaaatcaaaGCCATCCAATTTTGATTTGGAACATGAGTCTTGTTCAAGTGATGATTCCAACAATCTTTGTTCCAATGAATCCAAGGCCGAAAATGAG GATATGAACAAAAGAATGTCATTGCTCAACACAAGGCACACGCAATATCTAAACGAAAAGCAGCCTATTTTCGGAGAATCAAGCTG CCATCCAGATACTTTAATGGAATCCAGTGGAAAGAATACACCACCAAAGGATTTTGTATGCCCCATAACTACACACGTACTTGAAGAACCGGTGACTCTTGAAAGTGGTCAGACATATGAAAGAAAGGCTATTCAAGAATGGCTGGAGAGGGGAAATGTAACTTGCCCAATAACACGGCAGAAACTACATAGGACTCAACTACCGAAAACAAATTATGTGCTCAAGCGCCTCATTGCAAGCTGGCAGGAAAAGGACCAAAATTCAGCTCCTCTTCATAGGTGCGAGCCTGAAAATCAACCAGTGAAGAAACCAGCTCCACGTACTAGTTTACGAGGCCTAGGTTCTTTAGATGGAACCATCAGTAAGCTTTGTCGTGCAATAACCAACCTCTGTACATCAGAGATTCTAAGAGAGTCTGAAATGGCAGTGCTGCAAATTGAGCAGTTCTGGAGAGAAGGTCAGATGGTTGATATTCAGACCATGCTCTCAAAACCTCCAGTTGTCAATGGTTTTGTAGAGATCCTTTCCAATTCTGTTGATCCCGATGTTTTGATGGCAGCGATATTTCTCCTCTCCGAGCTGGGATCAAGAGATAATAGTGTCATCCAAACACTGACCAGAGTTGACACTGATGTAGAATGCATTGTTGCTCTTTTTCAGAAGGGATTACTCGAAGCTGTTGTTCTGATCTATCTATTGATGCCATTTATTGAAAATCTTGCAGAAATGGAACTGCTGCACTCTCTTCTAAAAGTTCTCATCAGTCGTGAGGAAGACTTGGTTAGCATGTTTATGAAGCCCAAATCAGCTTCAGTGCTTCTTCTTGGACATGCTCTTAAAAACATAGAGGATGAAAGAGCTTCCAAAATTGTCAAGAGGTTGACCTCGGCAAAAGTAATTGAGGCTATTTTATGCAGCTTGGAAGCTGAATTATTCGAAGAACGACTATCAGCTGTGGTTATACTGTTGAGATGCATGCAACAGGATGGAAGATGCAGGAATATAATAGCTGATAAAGCTGAATTGACACACCTCTTAGAGAGCTTCATTGAGTCGAACGATGCAGATAGGTTTGAGATTATCCGTTTCCTATCTGAAATGGTCAAGTTAAACAG AAGGGCATTTAATGAGAAAGTGTTGCACATTATTAAGAATGAAGGTACTTATAGCTCAATGCACAGCCTCCTCATATACCTACAGACAGCTCTCCCTGATCAGTGTCCTGTTGTGGCTGGCCTACTTCTACAACTTGATCTGCTT GCAGAACCAAGGAAAATGAGCATCTATAGAGAGGAAGCTGTAGATGTTCTAATTATGTGTCTCAAAAATTCAGATTATCCTGACTCTCAAATAGCTGCTGCCGATACACTTTTAGTGCTCCAGGGAAGGTTTTCCTGTTCCGGTAATCCTCTTATTAGGGAGATTCTAGTTAAATGCGCAGGACTTGACCGGACAGATAGTAATGCAGCGCAAAATGATACTGGATATCTGTCTAGTAGTCAAGAAGCAGTG gAAGAAGAGTTAGCTGCTGAGGACTGGGAGAGGAAAATGGCATTTTCTCTGGTCAGCTATGAATTCGGATTACTATTTGAAGCTTTAGCAGATGGCTTGAAGAGTAAATCAGAACATCTATTTTCTGCATGTTTTCTCTCTGCTACTTGGCTGGTATACATGCTGACCATCCTTCCAGACACTGGAATTAGAGGAGCAGCAAGAGTAAGCTTGCTCAAGCAGTTTGTATCAATATTCAAATCTTCAAGGGATACAGAGAATAAAGCACTTTGCTTGCTTGCACTGAGGAGCTTTATCAGTGAGCCTG AAGGACTGCATGATCTAACAATCCATGTGAAGGATATACTTAAAGGTTTGAGAGAACTAAAGAAATCATCCACCTTGGCTGTTGAAGTTTTTAACCTTTTTTCAGAAGAGCGAGAATCTAGTGCT GATATGTGTACTCATAAAGAAATTGCACTGGAGGATTGCAGCATTAACGGTGAAGTCTCTTCAATTGTGTGCGTCAGAAATAAAGTTTTTTCCAGTCATACAGATGGAACTATAAAG GTATGGACAGTAAAAGCTAAAAGTTTACACCTCATCCAAGAAATCCGAGATCATCTCAAAGCTGTGACAAGCCTGGTAGTTCTACAATCAGGAGAAAAGTTGTACAGTGGTTCACTTGATAGAACTGTGAGG GTGTGGTCCATCCAGGATGAAGGAATAGAATGTGAAGAAGTTCATGAAATGAAGGATCATGTCAATAACCTACTGGTCTCAAATAGCTTATCATGCTTTATTCCCCAGGGAGCTGGCATTAAG GTGCATTCATGGAATGGAGCAACCAAACTTTTAAATCAACAAAAGTATGCAAAATGCCTGACTCTTGTTAAAGGAAAACTGTATTGTGGATGTGTTGATAACAGCATTCAGGATATTGATTTGCCAACTGGAACAATTAACTCTATTCAAAGCGGCTCAAGAAAATTATTAGGGAAATCAAGTCCCATATACGCCATACAAGTTCATGATGGACAACTATTTTCCGCAGCTACTTCCTTAGATGGAGCAGTTGTGAAG
- the LOC101248590 gene encoding putative E3 ubiquitin-protein ligase LIN-1 isoform X3: MKLNRSSKEFSKFLSFYPQRVSLKALRSQRSSIKSKPSNFDLEHESCSSDDSNNLCSNESKAENEDMNKRMSLLNTRHTQYLNEKQPIFGESSCHPDTLMESSGKNTPPKDFVCPITTHVLEEPVTLESGQTYERKAIQEWLERGNVTCPITRQKLHRTQLPKTNYVLKRLIASWQEKDQNSAPLHRCEPENQPVKKPAPRTSLRGLGSLDGTISKLCRAITNLCTSEILRESEMAVLQIEQFWREGQMVDIQTMLSKPPVVNGFVEILSNSVDPDVLMAAIFLLSELGSRDNSVIQTLTRVDTDVECIVALFQKGLLEAVVLIYLLMPFIENLAEMELLHSLLKVLISREEDLVSMFMKPKSASVLLLGHALKNIEDERASKIVKRLTSAKVIEAILCSLEAELFEERLSAVVILLRCMQQDGRCRNIIADKAELTHLLESFIESNDADRFEIIRFLSEMVKLNRRAFNEKVLHIIKNEGTYSSMHSLLIYLQTALPDQCPVVAGLLLQLDLLAEPRKMSIYREEAVDVLIMCLKNSDYPDSQIAAADTLLVLQGRFSCSGNPLIREILVKCAGLDRTDSNAAQNDTGYLSSSQEAVEEELAAEDWERKMAFSLVSYEFGLLFEALADGLKSKSEHLFSACFLSATWLVYMLTILPDTGIRGAARVSLLKQFVSIFKSSRDTENKALCLLALRSFISEPEGLHDLTIHVKDILKGLRELKKSSTLAVEVFNLFSEERESSADMCTHKEIALEDCSINGEVSSIVCVRNKVFSSHTDGTIKVWTVKAKSLHLIQEIRDHLKAVTSLVVLQSGEKLYSGSLDRTVRVWSIQDEGIECEEVHEMKDHVNNLLVSNSLSCFIPQGAGIKVHSWNGATKLLNQQKYAKCLTLVKGKLYCGCVDNSIQDIDLPTGTINSIQSGSRKLLGKSSPIYAIQVHDGQLFSAATSLDGAVVKIWNTSSYSMVGSLQSTIDVRTMAVSSELIYLGGKGGIVEAWCKKKHNRVDTLQTGINGKVVSMALDTNEETLVIGTSDGRIQVWRLS, from the exons ATGAAATTGAATAGAAGTAGCAAAGAGTTTTCCAAGTTTCTGTCTTTTTATCCTCAGAGAGTTTCCCTGAAAGCTCTTAGAAGTCAAagatcatcaataaaatcaaaGCCATCCAATTTTGATTTGGAACATGAGTCTTGTTCAAGTGATGATTCCAACAATCTTTGTTCCAATGAATCCAAGGCCGAAAATGAG GATATGAACAAAAGAATGTCATTGCTCAACACAAGGCACACGCAATATCTAAACGAAAAGCAGCCTATTTTCGGAGAATCAAGCTG CCATCCAGATACTTTAATGGAATCCAGTGGAAAGAATACACCACCAAAGGATTTTGTATGCCCCATAACTACACACGTACTTGAAGAACCGGTGACTCTTGAAAGTGGTCAGACATATGAAAGAAAGGCTATTCAAGAATGGCTGGAGAGGGGAAATGTAACTTGCCCAATAACACGGCAGAAACTACATAGGACTCAACTACCGAAAACAAATTATGTGCTCAAGCGCCTCATTGCAAGCTGGCAGGAAAAGGACCAAAATTCAGCTCCTCTTCATAGGTGCGAGCCTGAAAATCAACCAGTGAAGAAACCAGCTCCACGTACTAGTTTACGAGGCCTAGGTTCTTTAGATGGAACCATCAGTAAGCTTTGTCGTGCAATAACCAACCTCTGTACATCAGAGATTCTAAGAGAGTCTGAAATGGCAGTGCTGCAAATTGAGCAGTTCTGGAGAGAAGGTCAGATGGTTGATATTCAGACCATGCTCTCAAAACCTCCAGTTGTCAATGGTTTTGTAGAGATCCTTTCCAATTCTGTTGATCCCGATGTTTTGATGGCAGCGATATTTCTCCTCTCCGAGCTGGGATCAAGAGATAATAGTGTCATCCAAACACTGACCAGAGTTGACACTGATGTAGAATGCATTGTTGCTCTTTTTCAGAAGGGATTACTCGAAGCTGTTGTTCTGATCTATCTATTGATGCCATTTATTGAAAATCTTGCAGAAATGGAACTGCTGCACTCTCTTCTAAAAGTTCTCATCAGTCGTGAGGAAGACTTGGTTAGCATGTTTATGAAGCCCAAATCAGCTTCAGTGCTTCTTCTTGGACATGCTCTTAAAAACATAGAGGATGAAAGAGCTTCCAAAATTGTCAAGAGGTTGACCTCGGCAAAAGTAATTGAGGCTATTTTATGCAGCTTGGAAGCTGAATTATTCGAAGAACGACTATCAGCTGTGGTTATACTGTTGAGATGCATGCAACAGGATGGAAGATGCAGGAATATAATAGCTGATAAAGCTGAATTGACACACCTCTTAGAGAGCTTCATTGAGTCGAACGATGCAGATAGGTTTGAGATTATCCGTTTCCTATCTGAAATGGTCAAGTTAAACAG AAGGGCATTTAATGAGAAAGTGTTGCACATTATTAAGAATGAAGGTACTTATAGCTCAATGCACAGCCTCCTCATATACCTACAGACAGCTCTCCCTGATCAGTGTCCTGTTGTGGCTGGCCTACTTCTACAACTTGATCTGCTT GCAGAACCAAGGAAAATGAGCATCTATAGAGAGGAAGCTGTAGATGTTCTAATTATGTGTCTCAAAAATTCAGATTATCCTGACTCTCAAATAGCTGCTGCCGATACACTTTTAGTGCTCCAGGGAAGGTTTTCCTGTTCCGGTAATCCTCTTATTAGGGAGATTCTAGTTAAATGCGCAGGACTTGACCGGACAGATAGTAATGCAGCGCAAAATGATACTGGATATCTGTCTAGTAGTCAAGAAGCAGTG gAAGAAGAGTTAGCTGCTGAGGACTGGGAGAGGAAAATGGCATTTTCTCTGGTCAGCTATGAATTCGGATTACTATTTGAAGCTTTAGCAGATGGCTTGAAGAGTAAATCAGAACATCTATTTTCTGCATGTTTTCTCTCTGCTACTTGGCTGGTATACATGCTGACCATCCTTCCAGACACTGGAATTAGAGGAGCAGCAAGAGTAAGCTTGCTCAAGCAGTTTGTATCAATATTCAAATCTTCAAGGGATACAGAGAATAAAGCACTTTGCTTGCTTGCACTGAGGAGCTTTATCAGTGAGCCTG AAGGACTGCATGATCTAACAATCCATGTGAAGGATATACTTAAAGGTTTGAGAGAACTAAAGAAATCATCCACCTTGGCTGTTGAAGTTTTTAACCTTTTTTCAGAAGAGCGAGAATCTAGTGCT GATATGTGTACTCATAAAGAAATTGCACTGGAGGATTGCAGCATTAACGGTGAAGTCTCTTCAATTGTGTGCGTCAGAAATAAAGTTTTTTCCAGTCATACAGATGGAACTATAAAG GTATGGACAGTAAAAGCTAAAAGTTTACACCTCATCCAAGAAATCCGAGATCATCTCAAAGCTGTGACAAGCCTGGTAGTTCTACAATCAGGAGAAAAGTTGTACAGTGGTTCACTTGATAGAACTGTGAGG GTGTGGTCCATCCAGGATGAAGGAATAGAATGTGAAGAAGTTCATGAAATGAAGGATCATGTCAATAACCTACTGGTCTCAAATAGCTTATCATGCTTTATTCCCCAGGGAGCTGGCATTAAG GTGCATTCATGGAATGGAGCAACCAAACTTTTAAATCAACAAAAGTATGCAAAATGCCTGACTCTTGTTAAAGGAAAACTGTATTGTGGATGTGTTGATAACAGCATTCAGGATATTGATTTGCCAACTGGAACAATTAACTCTATTCAAAGCGGCTCAAGAAAATTATTAGGGAAATCAAGTCCCATATACGCCATACAAGTTCATGATGGACAACTATTTTCCGCAGCTACTTCCTTAGATGGAGCAGTTGTGAAG